DNA from Acidobacteriota bacterium:
CCCCATCAACATTGGCTCGCGTGGCTTAACGTACGCCCTCGCCGCCACAATCACGGAACTCGCATTGGGCAAAGATGTGCCCAGTCCTTGAGAAGGGCCGATGATAACAACCGTGAGGGGTAACGTCAATCGGCACGCTGGCCATAATCGATCCTAAGAGGTTGCGCGACAAGAGTTCGACGGATATGATGACGTCCTCGAATTTATAGTTTGACCGGGTCGAGAATTCCACATTCCTGGAAAGGGAGAGGATTGGTAATGGTAGATCATAAAGCGGAAAACATCAGCATCAGCAAACGGCAAAGTCTCCAAAAAGTGTTTGGAATCGGGGCTGGACTGGTGGCGGCTGACCTCATGCTTCCAGGCTCGGGCCATGCGGCCGGGCGCGGGCTTCCTGCGGGAGGGCAAATACCCGGCTCCACGAACGACACGCACGGCGCGATTGTGTTTAATGTGCGCGCGATGGGAGCCGCAGGCGACGGCAAGACGGTTGATACTCCGGCAATCAACAAGGCAATTGAAGCGGCAGCCAGTGCGGGAGGCGGCACCGTGTTTTTCCCGGCAGGCACTTATCTTTGTTATTCGGTCCACCTCAAAAGCAACGTGGCTTTGTACATCGATCGCGGCGCTACCATTCTGGCGGGCGAGACCGGCCAGGGTGGCAGTTACGATGAGGCGGAGGATAATCCCGAAACTGGCATGTACGAGGATTTCGGACATCGGCACTGGCACAACGCCCTGCTGTGGGGCGTGGGGCTTCACGATGTTTCAATCCTCGGTCCAGGCCTCATCTGGGGCAAAGGACTCACGCGCGGCCGGGGAGAATCGAACCCGGGCATGGGCGACAAGGCCGTCAGCCTGAAGAACTGTCACAACGCCACCATTCGCGACGTTTCTTTTCTCAAGGGCGGACACTTCTGCATTCTGGCGACTGGTGTCGACAACTTTACCGTGGACAACGTGGTGATGGACACGGACCGCGATGGCGTTGATTTCGACTGCTGCCACAACGTGCGGGTGTCAAACCTGACGGTGAACTCGCCGTGGGACGACGGCATCTGTCCCAAAAGTTCCTACGCGCTCGGCTATGCGCGCTCCACGGAAAAGGTGACCATCACCAACTGCTTTGTCACCGGCGGCTACCAGCTCGGGACAGTGCTCGACGGCACTTTCAAGCGCTGGGCTGAAGGCGAAAGGCCCTTTCCTACCGGCCGCATCAAGTGCGGCACGGAGTCGAACGGCGGTTTCCAGAACATCACCATCTCCAATTGCGTATTTGAGCATTGTCGCGGATTGGCGCTGGAGACAGTGGACGGGGCGCTGCTGGAAGATATTGCTATCAGCAATATCACCATGCGTGACATCCCTGACCTGCCCATCTTCATGCGCCTGGGAAGCCGGATGCGCGGGCCTGAAGGAAGTGCAATCGGCCAGTTGCGCCGCGTCAGCATCAGCAACCTGGTGGCCTCCAGCACCGGCGGCCGTTTCTGCTCTATTCTGAGCGGAATTCCAGGGCATGAAATTGAAGACGTGCGGCTGAGTGACATCATGATCTTCAGCGAGGGCGGCGGCACAAGCGAAGACGCCGCCATCAAGCCGGAAGAAAAAGAGAATGCCTATCCCGAACCCAACATGTTTGGCGCCATGCCCGCTTACGGTTTCTACTTCCGGCATGTGAAAGGGCTGCAGGTGAGTGACGTTGAGGTGCGAACGATGAAAGAGGACGCCCGGCCCGCCTTCGTTCTGGATGACGTGGAACACGCGGACTTTATCCACGTCAAGGCGCAGACCGGAACGGGAGCCTTTGCGCTGGATAAAGTGAGGGACTTTAACGTTTATCTCAGCCGCCCGGTCCCTGAAACTCATCTGGAAAGTGTGACGGGGAAGACGCTTTAACAGTGGCTAAGAAACTCGCAGTGCCATGCCATCCTGAGCGCAGCGAAGGATCTGCTTTTTTTCAGTTTCGGTAAGATACAGCAGATACTTCTCCCGCTTCACGCAATCAGCATGACGGGCAGCTTTTTCCAGGGCCGCTGCGAAAAATCCCGCTACGCCGAAGGCTTGACCTTCAAAAGGAGGACCACCACCATGTCTCAGCATCTTTCGCGGCGCGACCTTTTGCGAACCATGGCTGCTGCTGCCGCTGTGCCGGCCGTTGGGCTGCCATCGACATCGCTCGCCATTCCACTCCAGAAGGAAGAAGAAAATCCTCTGACCAGAATGATGGCCATGATTGAAGCCGACAAGGATTTGAAATGGAAAGG
Protein-coding regions in this window:
- a CDS encoding glycoside hydrolase family 28 protein, which encodes MLPGSGHAAGRGLPAGGQIPGSTNDTHGAIVFNVRAMGAAGDGKTVDTPAINKAIEAAASAGGGTVFFPAGTYLCYSVHLKSNVALYIDRGATILAGETGQGGSYDEAEDNPETGMYEDFGHRHWHNALLWGVGLHDVSILGPGLIWGKGLTRGRGESNPGMGDKAVSLKNCHNATIRDVSFLKGGHFCILATGVDNFTVDNVVMDTDRDGVDFDCCHNVRVSNLTVNSPWDDGICPKSSYALGYARSTEKVTITNCFVTGGYQLGTVLDGTFKRWAEGERPFPTGRIKCGTESNGGFQNITISNCVFEHCRGLALETVDGALLEDIAISNITMRDIPDLPIFMRLGSRMRGPEGSAIGQLRRVSISNLVASSTGGRFCSILSGIPGHEIEDVRLSDIMIFSEGGGTSEDAAIKPEEKENAYPEPNMFGAMPAYGFYFRHVKGLQVSDVEVRTMKEDARPAFVLDDVEHADFIHVKAQTGTGAFALDKVRDFNVYLSRPVPETHLESVTGKTL